The proteins below come from a single Tachypleus tridentatus isolate NWPU-2018 chromosome 13, ASM421037v1, whole genome shotgun sequence genomic window:
- the LOC143238318 gene encoding solute carrier family 12 member 4-like → MWVLDSPKLTKAFSDEANVRRMHTAVKLNEVIVTKSHSAQLVIINLPGPPKMQKAEANYMEFLEVLTEGLDRVLMVRGGGREVITIYS, encoded by the exons ATGTGGGTCTTGGATTCACCTAAACTGACAAAAGCATTTAG TGATGAAGCCAATGTTCGACGAATGCACACAGCAGTGAAGTTAAATGAAGTAATTGTCACAAAGTCTCATTCTGCTCAGCTTGTCATTATCAATCTTCCTGGTCCTCCAAAGATGCAAAAAGCTGAAGCAAATT ATATGGAGTTTTTAGAGGTGTTAACTGAAGGTCTAGATAGAGTTCTTATGGTTCGAGGTGGAGGTCGTGAAGTCATTACCATCTACTCTTGA